The Celeribacter marinus genome window below encodes:
- a CDS encoding phosphatidate cytidylyltransferase: MNLIHEKWGDLGVRVASAAVMLTVGVVAIAAGSLVFGALVCAVSLIGIWELVQMGRAKSAKGTFSFADFFALSGYAFFVCLAAVGLIFLYVGFSAYGVGYLVALVVVTDSLGYLVGRKVGGKKFWPSISPKKTWAGVLGGWGGVAVLALVVSTVAPISNMTLTGFVLFSVAMSFASQLGDIAQSALKRRMGVKDSSNIIPGHGGVLDRFDALLAASVVMLGCILYAI; encoded by the coding sequence TTGAACCTGATCCACGAAAAATGGGGCGATTTGGGTGTGCGTGTTGCTTCGGCTGCTGTCATGCTCACGGTTGGCGTGGTTGCGATTGCCGCGGGATCGTTGGTGTTTGGCGCACTCGTGTGTGCGGTGTCGTTGATTGGAATTTGGGAATTGGTTCAGATGGGCCGCGCCAAATCTGCAAAGGGCACCTTTAGCTTTGCTGATTTCTTTGCCTTGTCGGGCTATGCGTTTTTCGTCTGTTTGGCCGCCGTTGGTTTGATTTTTCTATATGTCGGATTTAGCGCTTACGGTGTGGGCTACCTTGTTGCTCTTGTGGTTGTGACCGACAGCTTGGGCTATTTGGTCGGGCGCAAGGTGGGCGGCAAAAAATTCTGGCCGTCCATTAGCCCTAAAAAGACATGGGCCGGCGTGCTCGGCGGGTGGGGTGGCGTTGCGGTCTTGGCGCTTGTCGTCAGCACAGTTGCCCCTATTTCCAATATGACGTTAACCGGGTTTGTGCTGTTTTCTGTGGCGATGTCGTTTGCCTCGCAATTGGGCGATATCGCACAAAGTGCTTTGAAACGCCGTATGGGCGTGAAAGACAGCTCCAACATCATTCCAGGGCACGGCGGTGTCCTTGATCGCTTCGACGCACTTTTGGCGGCGAGCGTGGTCATGCTCGGGTG
- the uppS gene encoding polyprenyl diphosphate synthase — MIETPQGPKHVAIIMDGNGRWAQSRGKPRLFGHHAGAKRVKEIVRACPAQGVKYLTIFAFSTENWKRTQTEVAGLMSLFRTYIRGEMRSLKKEGVRVRFIGDRVRLDRKLANLMDDLEAETKDNDVTHLTIALNYGGRDEVARAVKDMARDVAAGTLDAESVDETTLTAYLDTRVLPDPDLVIRTSGEARISNFLLWQSAYAEYEFIDTLWPDFSTDVFADVLSRYGVRDRRFGGVQV; from the coding sequence ATGATTGAGACACCACAAGGACCAAAGCACGTGGCCATCATTATGGATGGGAACGGGCGCTGGGCGCAATCGCGTGGCAAGCCGCGTTTGTTCGGCCACCATGCAGGGGCCAAACGCGTTAAAGAGATTGTGCGGGCCTGTCCGGCGCAAGGCGTCAAATACCTCACCATTTTTGCCTTTTCGACCGAGAACTGGAAGCGTACCCAGACCGAAGTGGCGGGCCTGATGTCGCTCTTTCGTACGTATATTCGCGGCGAAATGCGGTCGCTCAAAAAAGAGGGCGTTCGAGTGCGGTTCATCGGGGACCGTGTGCGCCTTGACCGCAAGTTGGCCAATCTGATGGACGACCTTGAGGCCGAGACAAAAGACAATGATGTGACCCATTTGACCATCGCGCTCAACTACGGCGGGCGCGACGAGGTGGCACGCGCGGTCAAAGATATGGCGCGCGATGTGGCTGCGGGCACGTTGGATGCGGAATCGGTCGATGAAACCACGCTCACCGCCTATCTCGACACGCGGGTGTTGCCCGATCCCGATTTGGTGATCCGCACCTCTGGTGAAGCACGGATATCGAATTTCTTGTTGTGGCAATCTGCCTACGCCGAATATGAATTTATCGACACGCTATGGCCGGACTTTTCCACGGATGTGTTTGCGGATGTACTCAGCCGCTACGGCGTGCGTGATCGTCGTTTTGGCGGAGTGCAAGTTTGA
- the frr gene encoding ribosome recycling factor, which yields MSEDFILDTDDLNRRMDGTLANLRTEFASLRTGRGSGSMLDPIMVDAYGQMTPINQVGTVNVPEPRMVTINVWDKGLVGKVEKAIRESGLGINPQLNGTIIMLPIPELNEERRRELTKVAGGYAEHARVAIRNVRQDGMQQIKKAKADGMSEDDQKLWEEEVQTMTNTHIKRIDEMLDHKQEEIMQV from the coding sequence ATGTCCGAAGATTTCATTCTCGATACCGATGATTTGAACCGCCGCATGGACGGGACATTGGCCAACCTGCGCACGGAATTCGCATCATTGCGCACGGGACGCGGATCGGGCTCGATGCTCGATCCGATCATGGTGGATGCCTATGGTCAGATGACCCCCATTAACCAAGTGGGCACCGTTAATGTGCCAGAGCCGCGCATGGTTACTATCAATGTTTGGGACAAGGGGCTTGTGGGCAAGGTTGAAAAGGCCATTCGCGAAAGCGGTTTGGGTATCAACCCGCAACTCAACGGCACAATCATCATGTTGCCGATCCCCGAGTTGAACGAGGAGCGTCGCCGCGAATTGACAAAGGTGGCGGGCGGCTACGCCGAACACGCACGCGTGGCCATCCGCAACGTGCGCCAAGACGGCATGCAGCAGATCAAAAAAGCCAAGGCGGACGGTATGTCCGAGGACGATCAAAAGCTATGGGAAGAAGAGGTCCAGACGATGACCAACACCCATATCAAACGGATTGATGAGATGCTTGATCACAAGCAAGAAGAGATTATGCAGGTTTAA
- a CDS encoding Hint domain-containing protein, producing the protein MIVTTNTMVFIGNLPSIDPTEGNLVAENATAISGTYTQASGIEVVDISSYDDDDSGSIQPDDFTTTDYVTYTQGGTAYSQVLDTTIAYNANVTEVDGTITSLVLVVAQMQNGDTFAVDLDGVGELDNLKIRSIELTTSVSSESMGYYTWHTISNSSVVCFAYGTLIDTPNGPRAVEQLKQGDLITTLDHAAQPIAQTITRRLTRPARNAPICIAPHALAAIGQPHGHRTLCVSPQHRIMLNAPHGSRWPAQVLIVARHLLALDGVTQAPPDIAVRYVHLRLRRHEIIYANGIAAETLLLGAQALDIMESHGITLSDAAWRAAIPARSILNAKQARRFLSEAARTPGLVSQGAVSAT; encoded by the coding sequence ATGATTGTCACAACAAACACAATGGTTTTCATCGGCAATTTGCCGAGTATCGATCCGACCGAAGGGAATTTGGTCGCCGAGAACGCGACAGCAATCAGTGGCACCTACACACAAGCCTCTGGTATCGAAGTTGTAGACATCTCTAGCTATGACGATGATGATTCAGGCAGCATCCAGCCTGACGACTTCACGACAACCGACTATGTGACGTATACGCAAGGCGGCACCGCGTATTCTCAGGTGCTCGACACGACAATTGCATACAATGCCAACGTGACTGAGGTCGACGGTACCATCACGTCGCTTGTGCTCGTCGTCGCTCAAATGCAAAACGGCGACACGTTCGCCGTCGACCTTGATGGCGTTGGAGAGTTAGACAACCTTAAGATTAGGTCGATCGAACTGACCACGTCCGTGTCATCAGAGAGCATGGGATACTACACATGGCATACTATTTCGAATTCATCTGTGGTTTGCTTTGCCTATGGAACGCTGATTGACACGCCAAACGGGCCGCGCGCGGTCGAGCAATTGAAGCAAGGCGATCTGATCACAACTCTCGACCACGCGGCGCAGCCCATTGCGCAAACCATCACCCGCAGATTGACACGGCCCGCGCGCAATGCACCTATCTGCATCGCGCCGCACGCCCTTGCAGCCATCGGCCAACCACACGGACATCGCACGCTGTGCGTCTCTCCGCAGCACAGGATCATGCTCAACGCGCCGCACGGATCGCGCTGGCCCGCACAAGTGTTAATCGTCGCTCGGCATCTGCTCGCCCTTGACGGTGTGACACAGGCACCGCCCGACATCGCCGTCAGATACGTACATCTGCGATTGCGGCGCCATGAAATCATTTACGCTAACGGCATCGCGGCCGAGACGCTGCTTTTGGGCGCACAAGCTCTTGATATTATGGAGAGCCACGGCATCACACTCTCGGACGCCGCATGGCGCGCCGCCATACCCGCGCGCTCTATCTTGAACGCAAAACAGGCGCGCCGCTTCCTCAGTGAGGCCGCGCGCACGCCTGGATTGGTCTCTCAAGGCGCTGTGAGCGCTACTTGA
- the pyrH gene encoding UMP kinase: protein MNDAEPDHPSIKYKRVLLKISGEALMGDQGFGLHPPTVERIAKEVKTVHDMGVEICMVIGGGNIFRGLQGSAQGMERTTADYMGMLATVMNALGMQAALEALNINTRVISAITMNEVAEPYIRRRAVRHLEKKRICIFAAGTGNPYFTTDTAATLRANEMACEAIFMGKNGVDGVYDKDPKTNPDAKRYDTVSYDEVLSKHLKVMDASAIALARDNNLPLIVFPLDAPGGFRSILEGKGTYTTVK from the coding sequence ATGAACGACGCGGAACCCGATCACCCGTCCATAAAGTACAAACGTGTGCTGTTAAAAATTTCAGGTGAGGCGCTGATGGGCGATCAGGGCTTTGGTCTGCATCCGCCAACGGTTGAGCGCATCGCCAAAGAGGTGAAAACCGTACACGACATGGGGGTCGAAATTTGTATGGTCATCGGCGGTGGCAACATCTTTCGCGGGCTGCAAGGGTCTGCGCAGGGGATGGAACGCACCACGGCGGACTATATGGGCATGCTCGCCACCGTTATGAACGCGCTCGGGATGCAAGCCGCCCTTGAGGCGCTCAACATCAACACCCGCGTGATTTCCGCGATCACAATGAACGAAGTGGCCGAGCCGTATATTCGCCGCCGCGCCGTGCGCCACCTTGAGAAAAAGCGGATTTGCATTTTCGCCGCGGGCACGGGCAATCCCTATTTCACCACCGATACCGCCGCGACACTGCGCGCCAACGAGATGGCGTGCGAAGCAATCTTTATGGGCAAAAACGGTGTCGACGGGGTTTATGACAAAGACCCTAAAACCAACCCCGATGCCAAGCGCTATGATACGGTGAGCTATGATGAGGTGTTGTCCAAGCATCTCAAGGTCATGGACGCCTCCGCCATTGCATTGGCGCGCGACAATAACCTGCCTCTTATCGTCTTTCCACTGGATGCGCCGGGCGGGTTTCGGTCCATCCTTGAGGGGAAGGGCACCTATACAACGGTCAAGTAG
- the miaA gene encoding tRNA (adenosine(37)-N6)-dimethylallyltransferase MiaA: MIPRDLSPDRPVLIAGPTASGKSALALEIAQTQGGVIVNADALQVFENWRILSARPSREDEALAPHALYGHIGFDAPYSVGHWLRDVAPYLTGPHRPIIVGGTGLYFSALTEGLVEIPATPPQLRATADARRIAEGGHAGLLADLDAEDPQTAHKIDRLNPMRVQRAWEVLRATGRGLAAWQADTPPPLLPISSTFPMVMDADRDWLAARIETRFEQMIAGGALAEAEANLPNWDPAHPSSKAIGAPELMAYLHGTCDLAAATEAATIATRQFAKRQRTWFRARMRSYHKISLP; the protein is encoded by the coding sequence ATGATCCCCCGCGACCTTTCCCCTGATCGACCCGTCTTGATCGCCGGTCCGACCGCCAGCGGGAAATCAGCGCTGGCCTTAGAGATTGCCCAGACACAAGGCGGCGTAATCGTGAATGCCGATGCCCTACAAGTGTTTGAAAACTGGCGCATTCTCTCGGCTCGCCCGTCTCGTGAGGATGAGGCTCTCGCCCCGCATGCCCTGTATGGTCATATCGGTTTTGACGCCCCGTATTCTGTTGGGCATTGGCTGCGCGATGTCGCACCCTATCTGACCGGCCCGCACCGCCCTATCATTGTGGGTGGAACTGGCCTTTATTTTTCGGCCCTCACTGAGGGCTTGGTCGAGATCCCCGCCACCCCACCGCAATTGCGCGCAACGGCCGATGCACGGCGCATAGCCGAAGGTGGCCACGCAGGGCTTTTGGCCGATCTTGACGCCGAAGACCCGCAAACGGCGCACAAAATAGATCGCCTCAATCCGATGCGGGTTCAACGGGCGTGGGAAGTTTTGCGCGCAACTGGTCGCGGTCTAGCCGCATGGCAGGCAGACACACCACCGCCGCTTTTGCCGATCTCGTCAACCTTTCCCATGGTGATGGATGCCGACCGCGATTGGTTGGCCGCGCGAATCGAAACACGGTTTGAACAGATGATTGCAGGCGGCGCATTGGCCGAAGCCGAGGCAAACTTGCCCAATTGGGACCCCGCGCACCCCTCCTCAAAGGCCATAGGCGCGCCCGAATTGATGGCATATCTGCACGGAACCTGCGATTTAGCCGCCGCAACCGAGGCCGCGACCATCGCAACACGGCAATTTGCCAAACGTCAGCGCACTTGGTTTAGGGCGCGCATGCGCAGCTACCACAAGATATCGTTGCCCTAA
- a CDS encoding helix-turn-helix domain-containing protein, with protein sequence MANRIFHTPPLGNLSDTPHHARDVQTPAVISASKPRTSTAPKIPDIPMPPAYRVEPLARYNGTSTVSGHGDKWRTQAMRSHRSPSLLWFTRGQGRFTMSGITRGFGPHNLIFLPSRTMYGFEPIGQISGYIVHLPDTDQIALPDEPLHLRFTEVMQQNEITGLIDGLAREIDNDLPGHERALALQGGLISVWLERQMSVMPDNALTPDASRRLVAAFTALIESQFRAHHSVSHYAAALGVTPTHLTRACNIANGHAASVLLADRIHFEARRLLKETDLPVKDIAHKLGFQSAAYFSRAFQKVTHVTPRGFRTSR encoded by the coding sequence ATGGCAAACCGAATTTTTCACACACCCCCCTTGGGTAATCTGAGCGATACGCCGCACCACGCGCGCGACGTGCAAACGCCTGCGGTCATCAGCGCCTCGAAACCCCGCACATCCACAGCGCCGAAAATCCCCGACATCCCGATGCCCCCCGCCTACCGCGTTGAGCCGCTTGCCCGCTACAATGGCACCTCTACGGTTAGCGGCCACGGCGACAAATGGCGCACACAGGCGATGCGCTCGCACCGCTCACCCAGTCTGCTTTGGTTCACGCGCGGTCAGGGCCGCTTTACAATGTCGGGCATCACGCGCGGGTTTGGGCCGCATAATCTGATCTTTTTGCCGTCCCGCACGATGTACGGGTTTGAGCCGATTGGTCAGATTTCGGGCTATATCGTCCACTTGCCAGACACGGACCAAATCGCGCTCCCCGATGAGCCATTACATCTGCGCTTTACCGAAGTGATGCAGCAAAACGAGATTACGGGCCTGATCGACGGCCTCGCCCGCGAGATCGACAACGATCTGCCCGGACATGAGCGTGCCCTTGCCCTTCAGGGGGGATTGATTTCTGTTTGGCTGGAGCGTCAGATGTCGGTGATGCCAGACAACGCATTGACGCCAGATGCCTCGCGCCGCCTTGTGGCGGCCTTTACCGCTCTCATCGAATCCCAATTTCGCGCACACCATAGCGTGTCGCATTACGCCGCCGCCTTGGGTGTGACGCCCACGCATTTGACGCGGGCCTGCAACATTGCCAACGGTCATGCCGCCTCAGTGCTTTTGGCCGATCGCATTCATTTCGAGGCGCGTCGCCTGCTCAAAGAGACGGACCTGCCCGTCAAAGACATTGCTCACAAATTGGGATTTCAATCGGCCGCATATTTTTCGCGGGCGTTTCAAAAGGTGACACATGTCACCCCGCGCGGGTTTCGCACATCACGCTGA
- a CDS encoding lytic transglycosylase domain-containing protein → MPVRVKTICNATFGAMISVGLCATPVAAGDIFSTKNRASIYASQLSVLEGRAAEQYSSSINLQPERFTAGRVGLPYGGSYSGPWLAVARETARRHGVPSDLFLRLVQQESGWNPTARSHAGATGLAQLMPGTARLLGVNINDPAQNLSGGARYLRMMYEKFGNWRLALAAYNAGPQAVEKYGGVPPYKETRNYVRIIWGS, encoded by the coding sequence ATGCCAGTTCGAGTAAAGACCATATGCAACGCCACTTTTGGCGCAATGATAAGTGTCGGCCTGTGCGCTACGCCTGTTGCAGCTGGCGATATTTTCTCCACCAAAAATCGCGCATCTATTTATGCCTCACAGCTTTCGGTCCTCGAAGGGCGCGCCGCAGAGCAATATTCCTCCTCCATTAATTTGCAACCCGAACGCTTCACGGCGGGCCGTGTCGGTTTGCCGTATGGCGGCAGTTATTCGGGTCCGTGGCTGGCTGTTGCGCGTGAGACGGCGCGCCGTCACGGTGTGCCATCCGATCTCTTTTTGCGATTGGTGCAACAAGAAAGCGGTTGGAACCCAACGGCGCGTAGCCACGCAGGGGCCACGGGTCTGGCGCAGTTAATGCCCGGCACCGCGCGGCTTTTGGGGGTGAACATCAATGACCCTGCGCAAAACCTGTCCGGTGGCGCGCGGTATCTGCGCATGATGTATGAAAAATTTGGCAATTGGCGCTTGGCGCTTGCCGCCTACAACGCGGGTCCGCAAGCGGTTGAGAAATATGGGGGTGTGCCGCCCTACAAAGAGACCCGCAACTATGTGCGGATCATTTGGGGCAGCTAA
- the ssb gene encoding single-stranded DNA-binding protein, which produces MAGSVNKVIIVGNLGRDPEVRTFQNGGKVCNLRIATSENWKDRTTGERKERTEWHSVAIFSEPLAKIAEQYLRKGSKVYIEGQLETRKWQDQSGQDRYSTEVVLRPYRGELTLLDARGGEGGGGGGYGGGSQGGGGGYDQGPSGGYDDGGQGGGYGGGSQGGGQSGGGRSSMDDDEIPF; this is translated from the coding sequence ATGGCTGGTTCGGTCAATAAAGTGATCATCGTTGGCAACTTGGGGCGCGACCCTGAGGTGCGTACATTCCAAAACGGCGGCAAAGTCTGCAACCTGCGCATTGCCACATCCGAGAACTGGAAAGACCGCACAACGGGCGAGCGCAAAGAGCGCACCGAGTGGCATTCTGTTGCTATTTTCTCAGAACCTTTGGCCAAGATCGCAGAACAATATCTGCGCAAAGGATCCAAGGTCTACATCGAAGGCCAACTTGAAACCCGCAAATGGCAAGACCAATCCGGTCAGGACCGCTATTCGACCGAGGTCGTGTTGCGCCCTTACCGTGGCGAGTTGACCCTGCTTGACGCGCGCGGCGGCGAAGGCGGCGGCGGTGGTGGTTACGGTGGCGGATCACAAGGCGGCGGTGGCGGCTACGACCAAGGGCCATCAGGCGGTTATGATGATGGCGGCCAAGGTGGTGGATACGGCGGCGGATCACAAGGTGGCGGTCAAAGTGGCGGTGGTCGCTCATCCATGGATGATGACGAAATCCCGTTCTAA